The following nucleotide sequence is from Penicillium digitatum chromosome 5, complete sequence.
CTCACCCGCTCCGCCATGCGACTCATCATCGTTGAATTACACCACCGGCTCCGCCAACTTGACTATCTAGGCGTGCTGCCCGCCCCACTGAGCAGACTCCTCATCGAAGAGACCATCCCTGGGCCGAACCTAACTCTTGTGCCGGACTTGTGTGCCTGGGATCTGAGGCAATTATTCCAGAGTCCGACGACAGATCGCATCTCTGAGTGGGCACTTAAGGGGGAGAGAGGAGTTTGGCCGGCGATCAGTGCGCTGAAGGTTCGGGAGGCGGTTGAGATTGAGCTTGATAGGGGGTATCAGCTTGTTAGACGGCGTCGACCGAGTGATACCTTGGTTCCAGTGTCTGTGCCGAAGCAGGTCAATGCGATGAATGAGGGTGTTCCTAGACGCAGAAGGGGCAGGAGTGAGAATGAGGAGGGGATTCTGGCTGACCGGGAGTGATGCTGAGTTGCCATCACTAACGCATCCTGTTTGAACATTTCCATCTGATCAATGGATGGTGTCCTTGGTAGATGTTTTGACTGGGAAACTGTCCCAATCAAATGTTCGTGTGTCAATTGAGCCCGACCTTTTGACTCGACCGACACTGGTCAGATCGTCTGTCCCCTCAGACCCCTCCATCCTCTCTCCAATAGGCCGACCAGAGCCAACATCAACCACTACGAGCTCAGAACTATCGAACAGGATGTTGCTAGAATTGATATCGTTATGAAACAACCCCAAAGACTAAACTGTCAAATACCACTCTCAACACCAGCTACAAACCTGCTCTAGTATTTTCGTATTACCCGTGTGCTTTTCGCCTATCTCTGGATCAACTGCACCGGAATTCACTTCTTTTCATCAACGTGTGCGAGTATCTTGCAACGCAAAGATCTATAATTCTGTCAACGGAGACCGGGTAACCGGGGCAAATGACTAGACTGGGATGTGAGGGGTGCAACAACCGGTTGCACCCTGTGACTTCAGCAACGATCGATTCTGCAATTGCGTCTAGTTGAGGGCTTTTGGAAGTCCGGTCATACCTGCTCAATCGGGGTCATTTCCCAGGCGTCTTTTGGGGATTGGTCATATGCTCGCAAGTCTATTGCATCTAAAGGACTGGAGACCGAGGACAGTGCTTGGATGATATCTACAAGGTCCATTCGATTGACAATTGTGGAAGGAGAATTACCAGCTTTCAGCATTCCTTGATACAATTGAACGCTCATTCGATGCACAAGACACGAGTCACTTGCCAGCCAAACTGAAACCACCATTGATATCTTCGAAAGCCTCTATCTCTCGGATCTCCAGCTGTGAGCTGTCAAGCGGTGGAGTCGCCATTGTCAAAAGGCTTTTGGGGCTGTCAATAACCCGTCGATGATGATAGGCCCTTGTTAGAGTAAGATCTTGGACCAACAGACTCTGATATCTTTTTAGAAGATAGTTTAAAGGGACTGTTGCCGGAGATTCTCATATCCGCGGGGGTTTTGGTCTAGTCTATCCCGACATCTAACTTATCTAGATACCTGTTTCCGAGTATAGCTGAAACTGCGAAGGATCGAAATATCAATAGCCTCCATACCATCGCTTCTAAGAAAACTTACTCTTCCTTGTCTTCAAACCATCTCGTGCCTTTCCCGGTCCCAAAAACACGGCACCTCCTTTTCTGGGCAGAAGCAGCAGTAAATTTGAAGGTTGGAATGAGCCTGTTGTTTTTCAGAGTTGAGCCTAGATTGGTGGATGGGCTTATTCCATGCCCTAGTGCTCAGGTTAGAATCTGCGCGAGACACCGAATCGAAGTAAAGGTCAGCTTACGTTAGTTCAGCCCTTACGAGTGGTCCAAGGCTCTACAAACAGTTCATAAGTATTAAGTGGCATACGAAAGTCCTTTGTACACATCCCTTGAGACATAATCCTTGGGATAGAAAGAGAGGAGGCCATGTTTGGGACCTGTTCTGCTCCCCCCGCCTGGGGCCAAAAACTGGTTGACAGCAGTAAACCAACCCTCTCCTAGTTCGTTTACGTTATAGCCTATGAGTGTTGTGCGCTACCTCCGGATTAAACACTTGCTGGCCCCTAGTGACAAATGTTCAATCGACTTCCATCGTAGTACAGTCTGCTTTTAGTACAGGCCGCAAGCAGAGGCGACAACACAGGAGAGTTGGTGATATTCGACATGCGGTCTAGGAATAAACTGCCCCAATTCAGGGTAGTGTTACTTGTATGGTATCTCTGTTTTAGCCGAAGATCTCCTTATATCGAAAATAGTAGAATCCAATGATGCTGTATCATCCGTACACAACGCAACGCTTAGATCTACATACATAAAAAATGAGCTCCAGGGGATTTAAATCAGTGCTGAGATGCCCTAAAGTAATCTCTCTAACGCTCGAGTTCATAAAATGATTCACCCGGTCAATCTGAGAATCCATGGTCAAATATAGAGACACAACTTTGTGACCCGGGTAGGGCAGCAACATGTTACAATGCCATTGCAATGACGTTGTGGCAGATAATTTTAGATGGATCAATGCCTTGACCAGCCTTTCTAATTAGCGAAAGTCCAAaaacagaagcaaaagaaaagaaggcGGAAAAGTTGATATGATAGTTCTGAGAGTCAGACATGGACTGGGGGATTTTTAGACACCAGTCTTTCAAATGCGTTGCATAAGAGTTGAAGAGGGGAACCGTTGAACTCCCGTGAAACATGTATGCAATCTATATACAGAAAGGGGGAAGGGTTAAAAAGAACCGACAGAGGTTCCGATGAAAAGCCGTCTTGGGGCGTATGGGTTCCTGATGTTGGGCCGAGGGAGGGGAGTACCTGATAGAAGAAAGCTTAATTTCTTTTCCGGGGTGGAGGGTGAGGAGTTGCTCAGAGCGTTGCGCTTTGCTTACCTTCCAGTATACCTCGGGGGTCCTGTCGGATTCTTAGTCATCAAAGCCCTAACTCTTGGAGGTTTTAGGCTGTGTCTTTCTTTGTTGAGAATCTTGGTGTAAGAGGACCTGCTCATGccgttccttttttttttttaaccctATCTCTAGTGGCAGATCGTGATATCTATGTCGGAATGACCGAAGAGCCTCTTCAGAAGGTCTCCTAAGTTTCCGGTCTCTTTTCCAACAACCGGCTGGGAGATCATGCCTATGGATAAGAAAAGTCGAGGAAGAATAGATGCCGGACTTTTTGCAGGAAAACCACCAACTCCTCTCATCCCTGTTCGCGACATTTCTCTCGGTTGGACATGCTGTAATTCCAACCTAGACTGGCTTGTAAGATTGGAGGGTCTCCCATTCAGATGCCGTTCAACTCATCTACGATGATTTAGTAAATCCATGAATATTTCTACAAGGCGCAGGCAATAGGACAACGTTTAAGCTTAATTTTGTGGCTGTGGGGATCTGGGACCCCCCGCAAAGCCCCGCAAAAACCCCGCAAGATGTTTCGGCAGGGAGCGGTAAAGTTGTGTGTGACGACATGTGCTGATCATGACTATAGTTGTGCGATAGTAGGACTGTAATTCCCTGTCAAGGGTACTTTTCTCGGTATAGGGAACAATCTATGGGCCGTCCACGATAACTTTCAAGATGGGAAAACAAAGAAGCGAGCCACAGGAGAATATCTGAAGGAAAGAATCAGCGTCTGGAGTTGAGCTTCGCAATCTGCTctcctaaaaaaaaaaaaaactaggCCACTCAATAGCGTATCAACTGCGACCGGGCCAATTGGAATGAGTCGGTGGCCATTCGTAACACCATCCTCTTGAAGTGTGTGTTATTGAGTGCAAGATTGCCATCTAGATTTATCGTAAGCTATATAGGAGATTCGATCTTTTCGATCCAACTCGCTTTGGTGGATCTAAGTATTATGATTAGATCGGTCAAGGCAAGTACAAGCTGACATTGACTAGTCACGATTTTGTAGAGCATCATTTTGGTCGTGGGGTCGCAGAGTCCGAGTAGTAGATCTCTTTATACAAGTCATCGACTCGCCAATGAATCTAGTGATGCCGGGTCTAAGTGAGTTGGGAGTATCTGCAGCAGTCATCGCATGCCCAGGGCAATGACCCTGTCCCGAATAACGAGGCACCACCAGCACCGCTGCTTGAGATCTGATCACCTAGGTAGGTCTGAAGGGTAAATTGATTTCCGGGAACAGTCATCTTCAGTTCTACCAGGATAGAAATGATGGAGATGCGCATTTGTAGCACGACCCTGTTGGATGGCAAGAGCAAGCCAAATAGTGCTGCTCAAATGGGAGAACCTGGCACTTTCATATGTAACAATGATGCCACTACTAGATACAAATGAGCGGATCGCTACTGTTCTTCCCAGTACCATTTGATCATTCGAGGGAGGGCCTATTCTTTCAATTAGCAGCCTGCCAGGGCTCGACAGGAGAAGAGTAAAGACAAATAGCGTATAACTCGAGGGACTCGATCTCCCAAAATCTCTCGAAATCGATCAGCTTATCTTTGTAAAGAAGTCAAGAGTTTCGAATAGCGTGACAAGGTGCTTTCGCTGTGGCCGAACTCATGCATAACCGCACTCTCAGGGGCTTCAGGGCCAATGATCGCTGTTTCTCGACCAAAAGAAGGGAACCAGGGCCATTGAAACAACCCTCCGTAGTTAGTGGGCATATCCAAGCGTTATTAAGGGCTAGATCTCAACATGTCGGATTGTCAAGGGATGACAGAGATCATATATTCTCCAAGTCTATCTTCAATCGAAAGCATCCGACTCAGGCGGACCTTTATAATCTATGAAATGTCAGCATAAACATTTTCCATAGCAGCCCGGTCCAAACGTCTTACATCTTTTCGCATAAACCACATACCAAACCGCCGAAATGCCCAGAAATCCAAGAAAAACAACCGAAGCATAATTCATCGACACAGCCGTAACCGGCAAAGCAGTCGGCATACTAAACAGCACCAACTTGAACGCAATCCAAGCCAACGCCACAACGTTCACCAACTTCCCCACAACCCCACCACAATTCCACGGCGCCTTAGTAACCTCCTGACGACCATGCCACAGACTCAAAAATATGGGAATAGCATAAGCCGCCGCGAGCGCAATAACACCCACCGAAACAAACGCGGTGAACGCACTCGAACTCCCGAGGTTAATTAAACCGAGCAACATCTGAATCCCCGTCAACAACCCTAATGCCCAGATGGGTACCCCCCAGCGCTCATCGATGCGCGCCCACAGTCTTGCCAGCGGAACGGCGTCGTCGCGGGCCACGGCCCATGTAGCGCGCGAGGCAGCAACCGTGATGCTAATTGAGCAGAAGACTGTAATAACCAGGACGAGGGAGATGAGCCCGAGACCGCCGGCAGGGGAGCCCATTACGCGAGCCAGAATGTACGGGAGGGCTTGGCCTGCTGGGGCGGTTATGATGTCTTGTAGTGGGGGCAGGGTTGCGCAGATTGGGATGATGAAGAACAGACCTGCCATCCCGCCTACCGGTACGGAGAGGGCTATTGCACGGGGCACTTTCACTTCTGGGTCTGCACATTCTTCCGCCATCGAGGTGATCATTCCTATTCCGGAGAAGGTGTATGCCGCTGGGAGGAGGCCGATGAAGAAGGTGAAGTTTCCCCAGCCTGCGAAGGATTTGTCGTAGTGGGATAAAGTGTATGATGGTGAATGGCGGCCCGCGTCTGCTGTGACGGAGAGAGCGATTAAGATGATTAGTATAGTGAGGAGGGTCCATGACGCGCAGAGGGTGTCGACTAGTGGGAGGTGGTCATTTGCGAAGATGCAGATTACCAGCGAGGTGAGGCAGACTGCGTAGAAGATTAGGAGGAGTTGCCAGTTGGATGCTGACCAGGTTGGATGGTAGATTGAGATGGTTGCCGCGAGCATGGAGGCGAAGCCAAAGTTTACAGAGAGCGTAATGGTCCAGTTTCCGATAAGCCAGATCCAAGCGTTGACGAAGGAGAGAGTTGTTTTGTTGCTGTGGGAGATTTGAAAGGTCCAGTAGTAGGGGCCTGCGGAGGTTGGATAGCGCGAGGCGAGCTCAGCGAGGGAGAGGGCGATGCATTGGTCGAGGAGACAAACGAATATCCAACCTATGAAGATTGAGAGGGGACCGCCACCGTAGATGGCGGAGAGGAGGGCTGAGCCTTCACCGTAGGGAATTGCCGCTATGGCGAGGGTTTGAAAGAGGAGAGTGAGGACTGAACGGTTGCGGCGAAGTTCTTGCTTGTATCCTAGACAGTCTAGCTCGAGGTTCTCGATTGTGCCCTTCTTGTAATCTGGAGGGGAAGGGGGTACAGAGGTGATTTCCTTCTCAAGACCCATGGTGACAGTAGTAGCTCACTTGTAAAGGATCGTGTAAGCAGACGTTGTCTGCAACTGGATAGATGAAGAGTTGGTTCTCTACACTACCGGGGAGGGAGGATGGGAAAGAGGGAGGATCTCTCCAATTATAAAGCACAGTTTAATGCCTAACCCACTAGTATATGGAGGTGCAGCGAATAGTATAGGTTCCATATCGAATATGACTCCACCAAAATATATATGTCAACCCTGCAGTTCGAAAGGGGAAAAGTCTTGCATCCTGCAAGGATGGGGTAAAAAATCAACCGGGGTGGAGTGGAGATCCGAGGATCAAAAGGTGGTCCATAGGGCTAAAAGGCAGAGGAAGATCAATAACCTATGAGGCCACAAAGATATCTCGACAAGAGGAATGGAAACAGTCCGAACAGAAACGACAGAGAAGTGAAACGTTGACGCCAGGCCTAACCCTTAAAAAGCAATCAAGTCCATGCGAAGGGAAAAGTGCTCCGCTTTGGATCGAGAGAGATTTTCTGATAGATCGGATGAGATATAGCTGGATCAGATAGAGATATAGAGATATAGAGATATAGAGATATAGAGATATAGAGATATAGAGATAGGGGTTCTGAGGTGAGAAAATAAGTACAATGAGGTATCACATAGAAATCTGCAAAAAGTGAAGAGAGAACCCCTGAAGTCTCGATTAACATCAAACATTACAAGCGGTAGCATAGAGTACCTAGGTATATGCAGGAAGCCCCCCTAAAaatagaaaagaagaagaagaaaaaaaaaaaaacaatcaCTGCGCCGTCGAGGGCCGACCCTGGGACCTGCGCGAGTGCAGACTAAGCCGGTGACCGGCGGAAGGGGGTCCCTCGGTAGCAAACAGGGGCGGGATACTAAATCCATACCCCTCAGTAGTAGCGCTACGATTCTGGGGATCGACCTCGACACGGATGGCAACGTCCAGTCCGCCATACATGCCGCTTTCACAGGTGAACCCATCCGCGGCGCTGTGCGTCGTTCCAGCATCGACTTCACCCTTGTGCAGTGGTGCATGGCCGTCCTTGGGAAGACGCTCCAATTTCGCGGAACTGGCTTCGAGCACACCGGGGTTATTGGGGCTGGGGGAAACGACCTCGGTGAGAATGGCGTAGTTGCGGGAAGGCATGGTGACCTTATTCCAGGCTGCGCTCTTCTCCTGGCCACCGGGCTGCTTGTCAAAGAAAGGCATGAGGGTCTCGTCGCAATCGTGGTCGAGGTGGTGGATTTTGTTTCTGCGGGCTAGAAGGTTGGCGACGGCCTGGGGCGGGGGCTTATTGGTGATCGCGCTGCTGACGACGTTGACGATAAAGCGATGGTCGTTTTCACCTGCGAGATTGAGTTTCGGGTTCGAGTAGAAGCGGCCGATGGCAGCGAGGTGGACGTCGCCGCCGAGGATGGTTACGCGCACGCTGTGACTGCGGGCGAACTCTTGCAAGCGGTGCACTAGCATCTTGCGCTCGCGCTTGTGCTGACGCGCGGTGTAATGGTCGTCTAGGTCGTCCAGAAGATCGACTTGGCCGTCGAATTCGTTGAAGAGGCCGCCTGCCACGCCGAAGCGTTTGTTCAATAGCCGGACCGGCGCAATTACGGGTGATGTGAGGATGTTCTCGAGCCATGCGAGACGTGGGTATGCGATTGGCACACCCAGTAATACCACCAGATGCTTGATGTCGCCGTTGGCATCGACGATCTCGCGCTGCAATCGATCGAAGATCAGATCGTAGGTGTCCTCATAGTTGACCTGGTGGCGAGTACGCTCGGTACGAGCATCCAGACCCACAAAGGCAATGCGCTTGCCGAAACGCATGTAGATACTCCGGCTACGCTCTTCCACGTACGGACCGGGCCGTTTACCGATGATCCAGCTGTCGTCCTCGACTTGGTTCTCGAGCACGTAGGTGTTCTCCACTTGACGCGGATCAACACCGGAAGTTCCATTGACGGCGTGCATCGTCTGCGGGGAATCGGTGGTGAAAGTCGACTTGGGCGGAGCAATGTGGTGCTGGAAGAGGCAGTAATACTTGAAAGCAACACCGCCGATACCGCGGAAGACAGCACACTTCATGAAGTGATCCGTGTACGAGCCGAACCCATCAATGATATCATGATCATCCCAGATATTGACCTGTGGGATGCGGCCATTGGCCGTGCGGAATGGGTCAGTATTGTACCAGCGGACATAGTTGGCGTAGTAGTAGTCATCGCAATCAGCGCGCATCTTATTATTGAAGTCATGGTTGCGCCTCTTGTGCGGGTTCGAAATCGCCGTCCAAGGCTTGAGTGGGCCATCTACACGAATACCATCGTTGTAGATCTGGTCACCGCCGCCTACCATGACATGGAATGGCCTCTTGTCATGCATGCGCATCACGTCGTTCCACAGATTCGGTCCCACCCAGGCGTTCATGTCCGTGCCGACAGAAAACCCATTACACGAGTGGAACATGATGCGCATA
It contains:
- a CDS encoding Polyamine transporter TPO5 — encoded protein: MGLEKEITSVPPSPPDYKKGTIENLELDCLGYKQELRRNRSVLTLLFQTLAIAAIPYGEGSALLSAIYGGGPLSIFIGWIFVCLLDQCIALSLAELASRYPTSAGPYYWTFQISHSNKTTLSFVNAWIWLIGNWTITLSVNFGFASMLAATISIYHPTWSASNWQLLLIFYAVCLTSLVICIFANDHLPLVDTLCASWTLLTILIILIALSVTADAGRHSPSYTLSHYDKSFAGWGNFTFFIGLLPAAYTFSGIGMITSMAEECADPEVKVPRAIALSVPVGGMAGLFFIIPICATLPPLQDIITAPAGQALPYILARVMGSPAGGLGLISLVLVITVFCSISITVAASRATWAVARDDAVPLARLWARIDERWGVPIWALGLLTGIQMLLGLINLGSSSAFTAFVSVGVIALAAAYAIPIFLSLWHGRQEVTKAPWNCGGVVGKLVNVVALAWIAFKLVLFSMPTALPVTAVSMNYASVVFLGFLGISAVWYVVYAKRYYKGPPESDAFD
- a CDS encoding Alkaline phosphatase D-like protein, with product MAEDSAQPVHGMPQNGETGQQITRSSNDRFELISGPLINLKNMHYEATTTWHGSVLIVTKPTQEQPQLRLRQVGAVDSGAQDGEGRVPTSQIIEGLKLYEDPLKSFWRFSLAVPVAAFEARWAYDIPGLYNESGAHLAPGEFVVPAEEQSMRIMFHSCNGFSVGTDMNAWVGPNLWNDVMRMHDKRPFHVMVGGGDQIYNDGIRVDGPLKPWTAISNPHKRRNHDFNNKMRADCDDYYYANYVRWYNTDPFRTANGRIPQVNIWDDHDIIDGFGSYTDHFMKCAVFRGIGGVAFKYYCLFQHHIAPPKSTFTTDSPQTMHAVNGTSGVDPRQVENTYVLENQVEDDSWIIGKRPGPYVEERSRSIYMRFGKRIAFVGLDARTERTRHQVNYEDTYDLIFDRLQREIVDANGDIKHLVVLLGVPIAYPRLAWLENILTSPVIAPVRLLNKRFGVAGGLFNEFDGQVDLLDDLDDHYTARQHKRERKMLVHRLQEFARSHSVRVTILGGDVHLAAIGRFYSNPKLNLAGENDHRFIVNVVSSAITNKPPPQAVANLLARRNKIHHLDHDCDETLMPFFDKQPGGQEKSAAWNKVTMPSRNYAILTEVVSPSPNNPGVLEASSAKLERLPKDGHAPLHKGEVDAGTTHSAADGFTCESGMYGGLDVAIRVEVDPQNRSATTEGYGFSIPPLFATEGPPSAGHRLSLHSRRSQGRPSTAQ